One part of the Vicia villosa cultivar HV-30 ecotype Madison, WI linkage group LG6, Vvil1.0, whole genome shotgun sequence genome encodes these proteins:
- the LOC131613025 gene encoding large ribosomal subunit protein eL33w, with protein MVKGRQGERVRLYVRGTILGYKRSKSNQYPNTSLVQIEGVNTKEEVAWYAGKRLAYIYKAKVKKNGTHYRCLWGKVTRPHGNSGIVRAKFTSNLPPKSMGSRIRVFMYPSNI; from the exons ATGGTGAAGGGACGTCAAGGCGAGCGTGTTAG GCTCTATGTGAGGGGTACCATCCTTGGATACAAAAG ATCCAAATCGAACCAGTACCCAAACACATCTCTCGTCCAAATTGAAGGAGTGAACACCAAGGAGGAGGTTGCATGGTATGCCGGCAAGCGATTGGCATATATCTACAAGGCCaaggtgaagaagaatggaaCCCATTACCGCTGCCTATGGGGAAAGGTTACAAGGCCACACGGTAATAGTGGTATTGTTCGTGCCAAATTCACATCAAATCTTCCTCCCAAATCAATG GGATCAAGGATAAGAGTATTTATGTATCCCAGTAACATTTGA